In Fervidobacterium nodosum Rt17-B1, one genomic interval encodes:
- a CDS encoding putative glycoside hydrolase yields MFKKTNQEKQEKKWYKIVNRNYQLSKKGKLTMKRINAEKIAKTAIILFVTSLVIIALLFSYIAVNILSEKAFAKKAQINENKNQESKENLTLNKKENKFEKEEIRTATATTIEQLTVPIDDANNTNTEATNTFIKNDNKNNNLIKIELSEESSPSTNLNNANIVNLNSKEDTKVTNVEKNNLNKNEEPKLEEQETTNKILSYSEKNNNLTISSLNQLGFINAGNVSLFDSPESKKEIAKIRYGTFVKVLEKYNATDTTYNRIVYSDDESSEKQGWVKSIFITNISSYIKPSSSNIVFEPIKKIHGRVKNVRGIYISYSTATTKSNLLEKYLRFAKRNNINAFVIDVKGDDGQLLFKSEAANKHAPAANNFAVYSKEELKEIINTLKAEGIYLIARIVCFKDPTYARTHKDKAIIYKDTGELYTGIYKIPWASAYDRELWNYNIEVAKEAAEIGFDEIQYDYVRFPEISKELRNKVDLRNQRNETMFEAIYKFLLKSKIELSSYNIPLAADIFGLVPNVVDDLGIGQQWELISNVVDYICPMVYPSHYANGSFKLPVPDAYPYETVYNSVLGGVIRNRYLPSPAKIRPWIQAFTATWVKGHITYGESEIRKQIKALKDLGINEYMLWNASNRYIEMNYE; encoded by the coding sequence TTGTTCAAAAAGACCAACCAAGAAAAACAGGAAAAAAAGTGGTACAAAATCGTCAATAGAAATTACCAACTTAGCAAGAAAGGAAAGTTGACCATGAAGAGAATAAATGCCGAAAAAATAGCAAAAACTGCAATAATTCTTTTTGTAACTTCTCTTGTAATAATTGCTCTCCTGTTTTCATATATAGCAGTCAATATTCTTTCGGAAAAAGCTTTTGCCAAGAAAGCGCAGATAAACGAAAATAAAAATCAAGAATCAAAAGAAAACTTAACTCTAAATAAAAAAGAAAACAAATTTGAAAAAGAAGAAATAAGAACTGCAACTGCAACAACAATTGAACAATTAACCGTTCCTATCGATGATGCTAATAATACTAACACAGAGGCTACAAATACTTTTATCAAAAACGACAATAAAAATAATAATCTAATAAAAATTGAGCTTTCAGAGGAATCATCACCTTCAACAAATTTAAACAACGCAAATATTGTTAATTTGAACAGTAAAGAGGATACGAAAGTTACAAATGTTGAAAAAAATAATCTGAATAAAAATGAGGAACCAAAATTGGAAGAACAAGAAACAACTAATAAGATTTTATCATATTCAGAAAAAAACAATAATTTGACAATATCATCACTTAATCAATTGGGATTTATAAACGCTGGAAATGTTAGTTTATTTGATTCACCAGAATCTAAAAAAGAGATAGCTAAAATTCGTTACGGAACTTTCGTAAAAGTACTTGAAAAATATAATGCTACTGATACAACATACAATCGTATTGTATATTCAGATGATGAATCTTCCGAAAAGCAAGGATGGGTAAAAAGTATTTTTATAACAAACATTTCAAGCTATATAAAACCATCATCTAGCAATATAGTGTTTGAACCTATTAAAAAAATACATGGTAGAGTAAAAAATGTGCGCGGTATTTACATTTCATACTCTACAGCAACCACAAAGTCTAATTTACTTGAAAAGTACTTAAGATTTGCGAAAAGAAATAATATTAATGCCTTTGTAATTGACGTTAAAGGTGACGATGGTCAGTTGTTATTTAAATCTGAAGCTGCGAATAAACATGCACCCGCAGCAAACAATTTCGCCGTATATTCAAAAGAAGAATTAAAAGAAATAATAAATACACTAAAGGCAGAGGGAATTTATTTGATAGCCCGTATCGTGTGTTTCAAAGACCCTACTTATGCTCGTACTCATAAAGACAAGGCAATTATATATAAAGATACAGGAGAATTATACACTGGTATTTACAAAATTCCATGGGCTTCAGCTTACGATAGAGAGTTATGGAATTACAATATAGAAGTGGCAAAAGAGGCAGCAGAAATAGGTTTTGACGAGATACAATATGATTACGTTAGATTCCCGGAAATATCAAAGGAACTTCGCAACAAGGTAGATTTGAGAAATCAAAGAAATGAAACAATGTTCGAAGCTATATATAAATTCTTGCTTAAATCAAAAATTGAGCTTTCAAGCTACAATATACCACTAGCCGCAGACATATTTGGACTTGTTCCAAATGTTGTTGATGACCTTGGAATAGGCCAACAATGGGAACTTATATCGAACGTTGTAGATTATATTTGTCCAATGGTTTATCCAAGCCATTACGCGAATGGTTCTTTCAAATTACCAGTTCCAGACGCATATCCGTATGAAACTGTATATAATTCTGTGTTAGGTGGTGTAATTAGAAATAGATACCTTCCGTCTCCTGCAAAGATACGCCCCTGGATTCAAGCTTTTACAGCTACGTGGGTTAAAGGACATATAACTTACGGAGAAAGTGAAATTAGAAAACAAATTAAAGCACTAAAAGATCTAGGAATAAATGAGTATATGTTATGGAATGCATCTAATAGGTATATAGAAATGAATTATGAATAA
- a CDS encoding cold shock domain-containing protein has protein sequence MKGTVKWFDAKKGYGFITKEDGEDIFVHYSAIQAEGYKTLKEGDKVEFEVQNGQKGPQAANVKVIK, from the coding sequence ATGAAAGGTACAGTTAAGTGGTTTGATGCAAAGAAAGGTTACGGTTTTATCACGAAAGAAGACGGCGAGGACATTTTTGTTCACTACAGCGCTATTCAAGCAGAAGGTTACAAAACACTTAAAGAGGGCGACAAGGTAGAATTTGAAGTTCAAAACGGTCAAAAAGGTCCTCAAGCAGCCAATGTTAAAGTTATAAAGTGA
- a CDS encoding FmdB family zinc ribbon protein, whose translation MPMYRYVCQKCGNEEVHLHGINDSPNITCTKCGHSMSKAISRVGIVFKGSGFYITDSKKTTTETKSE comes from the coding sequence ATGCCAATGTACAGATATGTTTGTCAAAAATGTGGGAACGAAGAAGTACACCTTCATGGTATAAACGACTCGCCAAATATAACATGTACCAAATGTGGACATTCTATGTCAAAAGCAATAAGTAGGGTAGGAATAGTCTTTAAAGGAAGCGGGTTCTATATAACTGATAGCAAAAAAACAACTACAGAGACTAAAAGCGAATAA
- a CDS encoding DDE-type integrase/transposase/recombinase, translating to MTNVQLKCPHCGSSNFIKNGHDKFKNQIFFCKDCKRYFKLSFTKKHKLFSFPYPRCVHCNHVMEIYKIRRYFVRFRCRKCNFKTSVPLSLPQPVPFNFHPFKFFRFPIYIILKAFILYFKYNLSLRAIKACLNINVSHVAIYKWIIKLSSVISLFEFENVFKVHGDETVIVFRDKKYYVWLLVEHGTNLIVAWHVSRYRDMSQVKILLDKYFSQRKQNTQIELITDGLKAYEIAVKLNFDNVEHREVRLGKNNECESKFSLFKMFVRAKRSFKKFSNIRYYVNGFCVVRNLCKLYENENEMITALASIITTS from the coding sequence ATGACTAATGTCCAACTCAAATGCCCTCATTGTGGCTCTTCTAACTTCATCAAAAACGGTCATGATAAGTTCAAAAACCAAATCTTCTTTTGCAAAGACTGCAAGCGTTACTTTAAACTTTCTTTCACCAAAAAACACAAACTTTTCTCTTTCCCTTACCCTCGTTGTGTTCATTGTAACCATGTCATGGAAATTTACAAAATCCGCCGTTATTTCGTTCGTTTCAGATGCAGAAAGTGCAACTTCAAAACTTCTGTTCCACTTTCTCTTCCTCAGCCTGTGCCTTTCAACTTTCATCCTTTCAAATTCTTCCGTTTCCCTATCTATATCATTCTCAAAGCTTTCATCTTGTACTTCAAATACAACCTTTCTCTTCGTGCTATTAAAGCTTGCTTGAATATCAATGTCTCTCATGTCGCTATTTACAAATGGATTATCAAGTTATCTTCTGTTATTTCGCTTTTTGAGTTTGAGAATGTATTTAAAGTTCACGGTGATGAAACAGTTATTGTATTTCGAGACAAAAAGTACTATGTGTGGCTATTAGTTGAGCATGGTACGAATTTAATAGTAGCTTGGCATGTATCAAGATATCGTGATATGTCACAAGTTAAGATATTGTTAGATAAATACTTTAGTCAAAGAAAACAAAACACACAAATAGAGTTAATAACCGATGGACTAAAAGCGTACGAGATAGCAGTAAAACTAAATTTTGATAATGTTGAGCACAGAGAAGTAAGACTAGGTAAAAACAACGAATGTGAATCGAAATTTTCGTTATTTAAGATGTTTGTTAGAGCGAAAAGGAGCTTCAAGAAATTTAGCAACATACGGTACTATGTAAATGGTTTTTGTGTAGTAAGGAACCTATGCAAGTTATATGAGAACGAAAATGAGATGATTACAGCTTTAGCTTCCATCATCACTACTAGTTAA
- a CDS encoding sensor domain-containing diguanylate cyclase gives MKEERILINQRIKRIFTSSLIIFFFVLILFSFITLRNLKRSVEIDNHFYSSTIDSIIQLNSEKLEILAEEYSKNEKIISFITMENDQKQLDNIFKSLILSQDVDFVAIYSNEKSVYINCENKILHSFLLTLNFQKNNDFVHSYELSESLLFPFEYYAYPILKKDSETQKRRIGTILLGRFINIERLLELERLTASKITFETDPKKTLKPFGITLTYSKPLKNSQNKIIGYIVAQKPSEAFKVTFINLSIFTIMFILLFIFLLYMSAYFVTDTVVTPLQKIEYAIQNNTPDVIERYVYQKDEIGELSRAIKHYLEQKEQINIYLKELESKNASLRMLNEEVRKLLEKDTLTGLLTRYVFNSQIERLYVSSKADKIPLSAISIDADNFKKINDTYGHAEGDEVLKKIGEIILKNIRLSDFPIRMGGEEILILLPEADINAAYSIAERIRNKVQEEFKSKPYTVTISLGVTQLKPEDTIETFLKRADDALYVSKTNGKNQTTIF, from the coding sequence ATGAAAGAAGAAAGAATACTTATAAACCAAAGAATTAAAAGAATCTTTACTAGTTCTTTGATTATATTCTTTTTCGTCCTGATTTTATTTAGTTTCATTACCTTAAGAAATTTGAAAAGAAGTGTCGAAATTGATAATCACTTTTACTCTTCTACCATCGATTCTATAATTCAACTAAATTCAGAAAAACTTGAAATTTTAGCAGAAGAGTATTCTAAGAATGAAAAAATAATTAGTTTTATAACAATGGAAAATGACCAAAAACAGCTAGATAATATATTTAAATCTCTTATCTTAAGTCAAGATGTAGATTTCGTAGCTATTTACTCAAATGAAAAATCGGTTTATATAAACTGTGAAAACAAAATTCTACATAGCTTCTTATTAACTCTGAATTTTCAGAAAAATAATGATTTTGTTCACTCATATGAACTTTCAGAAAGTTTACTATTCCCATTTGAGTATTACGCATATCCTATATTAAAAAAAGATAGTGAAACACAAAAACGAAGAATTGGTACAATACTTTTAGGAAGGTTCATAAACATTGAAAGACTATTAGAGTTGGAAAGATTAACAGCATCAAAAATTACTTTTGAAACTGATCCAAAAAAAACTTTAAAACCATTCGGAATAACTTTGACTTACTCAAAACCATTGAAAAACTCACAGAATAAAATCATAGGATACATTGTAGCTCAAAAACCATCAGAAGCTTTCAAAGTGACTTTTATAAATCTATCTATATTTACAATTATGTTTATACTCCTATTTATTTTCTTACTTTATATGTCAGCATATTTTGTAACAGACACAGTTGTGACACCTCTTCAAAAAATCGAATACGCAATCCAAAACAATACACCTGATGTTATAGAAAGATACGTTTACCAAAAAGATGAAATTGGTGAATTATCACGAGCTATAAAACATTACTTGGAGCAGAAAGAACAAATTAATATTTATCTTAAAGAACTTGAAAGTAAAAACGCAAGTTTGCGAATGCTAAATGAAGAAGTTAGAAAGCTTTTGGAAAAAGACACTCTAACAGGACTTTTAACACGTTATGTGTTCAATTCTCAAATCGAAAGGTTATACGTTTCAAGCAAAGCTGACAAGATACCTCTATCTGCAATTTCAATAGATGCTGATAATTTCAAAAAGATAAATGATACTTACGGACATGCTGAAGGAGATGAAGTATTAAAGAAAATAGGAGAAATTATTCTAAAAAACATAAGATTAAGCGACTTCCCAATCCGAATGGGTGGAGAAGAAATATTGATTCTTCTTCCAGAAGCAGATATAAATGCTGCATATTCGATAGCAGAAAGAATCAGAAATAAAGTTCAGGAAGAATTTAAATCAAAACCGTACACAGTTACAATAAGTCTTGGCGTAACACAATTAAAACCAGAAGATACAATTGAAACCTTTTTAAAGAGAGCAGACGACGCACTTTATGTTTCAAAAACTAATGGAAAGAACCAAACAACAATATTTTGA
- a CDS encoding pseudouridine synthase yields MKGDENIKLQKYLQLCGFARRKADEYITSKRVIVNGKTVDEPWFEVNEDDNVLVDGKILKPNQFEYYVLHKPKDYVTTLFDPKQKKTIGELIKHIKTPLKPAGRLDKDATGVLILTNDGELIDILTNAKYRVKKEYIVKVKSVVSAEELVKLKKGIYDKGEFLKLEHFKIIEKSSEYSIVRVELIKGKKHEIKRLFSSIGHNVLELKRISHGPISISLVPNEGDLKKIKGENLEKLLELKKLHVEK; encoded by the coding sequence TTGAAAGGAGATGAGAATATTAAACTACAAAAGTACTTACAGTTGTGTGGTTTTGCAAGAAGAAAAGCCGATGAATACATAACATCAAAAAGAGTGATCGTGAACGGTAAAACTGTAGATGAACCCTGGTTTGAAGTAAACGAGGATGATAATGTTTTGGTAGACGGAAAAATTTTAAAACCAAATCAATTTGAGTATTATGTTCTCCATAAACCAAAAGATTACGTGACGACTCTATTCGACCCAAAGCAAAAAAAGACTATAGGAGAACTTATTAAACATATTAAAACACCTTTGAAACCCGCAGGAAGACTTGATAAAGATGCAACTGGTGTGTTAATCCTAACAAACGATGGCGAATTAATAGACATTCTCACAAACGCAAAATATAGAGTAAAAAAAGAATACATTGTTAAAGTCAAAAGTGTTGTTAGCGCTGAGGAATTAGTAAAATTGAAAAAAGGTATATATGATAAAGGAGAATTCTTAAAGTTAGAACATTTTAAAATAATTGAGAAAAGTTCTGAATATTCAATTGTAAGAGTAGAATTAATAAAAGGGAAAAAACACGAGATAAAAAGACTTTTTAGTTCCATAGGTCATAACGTATTAGAATTAAAAAGAATATCTCACGGGCCAATTTCTATTTCCCTTGTTCCAAATGAAGGAGATTTAAAGAAAATAAAAGGAGAAAACCTCGAAAAACTTTTAGAGCTTAAAAAATTACATGTTGAAAAATAA
- a CDS encoding DUF445 family protein — protein sequence MIRKLAKDFLFWMLFLMYLISYNIYSKFGIYVFKIIGLLSIGGLVGYITNVLAIWMLFNPKRKILGFQGVIPKKRDEIAESASKIIEDEFINPKSLREFIEKNKEDFVNSIIAFLNSKDIVIPPIKSLTNNMNLEKEITDFVLDKINEEKLWNLIKERKLSDTNINLSEIIINNIDNFLDDSLKEKIKNLLLSKVKILFIPVGSFFEPLTDRFFDELKNDIQRRGEIYNNLKQMIEQNLYNKKIQEIITFDQFEEIVQKVKLGVFNITSEKLKELLEKEINIKSLFSYFGLDINKTLIYLIEKYENQIIDSFEKFFEKISFKEIIREKIQSYTLEEMEEVTLKLAKRELRYVEIFGIPLGMLISIFQIIF from the coding sequence ATGATTAGAAAACTTGCAAAAGATTTCTTATTTTGGATGCTATTTTTAATGTATTTGATAAGTTACAATATTTACTCAAAATTTGGTATCTATGTATTTAAAATTATCGGTCTTTTATCTATAGGAGGTCTTGTTGGATACATTACGAATGTGCTTGCAATCTGGATGCTATTTAATCCAAAAAGGAAAATTTTAGGATTTCAGGGAGTGATACCTAAAAAGAGAGATGAAATCGCAGAAAGTGCTTCAAAGATAATTGAAGATGAATTTATAAATCCAAAATCATTAAGAGAGTTTATAGAAAAAAACAAAGAAGATTTTGTGAATTCGATAATTGCTTTTTTAAATTCTAAGGATATTGTTATTCCACCAATAAAAAGTCTAACGAATAATATGAATTTAGAAAAGGAAATTACAGATTTTGTACTTGATAAAATTAACGAAGAGAAATTATGGAATCTGATAAAAGAGAGAAAACTTTCAGATACAAATATTAATCTTTCAGAAATTATCATCAACAATATTGACAATTTTTTAGATGATTCATTAAAGGAAAAAATTAAAAATTTATTGCTTTCTAAGGTAAAAATCCTTTTCATTCCAGTTGGTTCATTTTTTGAACCGTTAACAGATAGATTCTTTGACGAATTAAAAAACGATATTCAACGAAGAGGAGAAATTTACAATAACCTAAAACAAATGATTGAGCAAAACTTATACAACAAAAAAATTCAAGAAATTATTACATTTGATCAATTTGAAGAAATTGTACAAAAAGTTAAACTTGGTGTTTTCAATATCACTTCAGAAAAGCTTAAGGAATTGTTGGAAAAAGAAATTAACATAAAAAGTTTGTTTAGTTATTTTGGCTTAGACATAAATAAAACTTTGATTTATCTTATCGAAAAATACGAAAATCAGATAATTGATTCATTCGAGAAGTTCTTTGAAAAGATATCTTTCAAAGAGATAATAAGAGAGAAAATACAAAGTTACACATTAGAAGAGATGGAAGAAGTTACATTAAAACTTGCAAAAAGAGAATTGAGATACGTAGAAATATTTGGAATACCTTTAGGAATGCTTATCAGCATTTTCCAGATAATTTTTTAA
- a CDS encoding ferritin-like domain-containing protein has product MTGKELLSIAVKVESTGYSYYSKLAEKASGNLKTLFQELANQERDHAKRFEEIMKKYENDSNFATWQNEEVSGYAETYAKAFIFPEIENEQMPETLVAAIRKAIEVEKDSIIYYNELRLIVPDPKPVEEIIKEEKEHLRKLSEKLTGEDISMFSEGSMI; this is encoded by the coding sequence ATGACAGGTAAGGAATTACTCTCAATAGCGGTAAAGGTTGAAAGCACAGGTTACTCTTATTATTCAAAGCTCGCTGAAAAAGCTTCGGGAAATTTAAAAACATTGTTTCAAGAATTAGCTAACCAAGAAAGAGACCATGCAAAAAGGTTTGAAGAAATCATGAAAAAATACGAAAACGATTCTAATTTTGCAACATGGCAAAATGAAGAAGTTTCAGGATATGCGGAAACCTATGCTAAAGCTTTCATATTCCCAGAAATCGAAAATGAGCAAATGCCGGAAACTCTTGTTGCAGCAATTAGAAAAGCTATCGAGGTTGAGAAAGATTCTATCATTTACTATAACGAACTAAGGTTAATCGTTCCAGATCCAAAACCTGTTGAAGAAATCATAAAAGAAGAAAAAGAACACTTAAGAAAACTCTCAGAAAAACTTACGGGCGAGGATATTTCCATGTTCAGTGAAGGAAGTATGATATAA
- a CDS encoding DDE-type integrase/transposase/recombinase, with protein sequence MNNSTLSCPKCGSTSLYKNGHDKYGNQQFLCKLCHHSFKLSHSQKRKNFPFPYPKCTSCGKSMQIYKVRRSFVVFRCRACRTKDRVPFNLPEPVTLIPEKFKYFRFPIFFVLKAFVLYMKHNMSYRSLAHSLNIKVSHVTIYKWVIKLCTLFSVLFPTFTIENVFSVHADETVLVFKEQKYYVWLLVDHETNLILCWHVSKYRDMGQVKVLLEKFFGNSKPRNIELITDGLGAYESAVKLLFRNINHVVVPLGKNNQCESKFSLLKDFFRLKRGLKNTKNLAKYIQGFCVVKNLWKTHNGNINRILSQLHSFITTS encoded by the coding sequence ATGAACAACTCAACGCTCTCTTGTCCAAAATGCGGTTCCACCAGCTTATACAAAAACGGTCATGACAAATACGGTAACCAACAATTCCTTTGCAAACTCTGCCATCATTCTTTCAAACTCTCCCATTCTCAAAAACGCAAAAACTTCCCTTTCCCTTATCCCAAATGCACTTCTTGTGGTAAATCTATGCAAATTTACAAAGTCCGTCGCTCTTTCGTTGTCTTCCGTTGTAGAGCTTGTCGTACCAAAGATAGAGTACCTTTTAACCTCCCCGAACCAGTCACCCTTATTCCTGAGAAATTTAAATATTTCCGCTTCCCTATCTTTTTCGTCTTAAAGGCTTTTGTTTTGTATATGAAACACAATATGTCTTATCGCTCTCTTGCTCATTCTCTTAATATCAAAGTATCTCATGTCACCATATACAAATGGGTTATTAAATTGTGTACTTTATTCTCTGTACTTTTTCCAACATTTACCATCGAAAATGTTTTCTCAGTTCATGCTGATGAAACTGTTCTTGTGTTCAAAGAACAAAAGTACTATGTTTGGCTATTAGTTGATCACGAAACTAACTTAATTCTTTGTTGGCATGTCTCAAAGTATCGTGATATGGGACAAGTCAAAGTATTGCTCGAGAAGTTCTTTGGTAATTCAAAACCTAGAAACATTGAACTTATTACTGATGGACTTGGTGCATATGAAAGTGCAGTAAAGCTGTTGTTCAGAAATATCAATCACGTAGTGGTACCGCTCGGTAAAAACAATCAATGTGAATCTAAGTTTTCATTGTTGAAAGACTTTTTCCGACTCAAGCGAGGGCTGAAGAATACGAAGAACTTAGCGAAATATATTCAAGGATTTTGTGTAGTGAAGAATCTTTGGAAAACGCACAATGGCAATATCAATCGCATTCTTTCACAATTACACTCTTTCATCACTACAAGTTAA
- a CDS encoding M15 family metallopeptidase, with protein MENNLEKLETSFKKLVYKFLSECQRQGIQVKIYNTLRTKEEQYALYLQGRAPLEVVNEARKRAKLKPITQSENKIVTYLKNSPHCYGLAFDFVPIINGKVVWNNDKIWEKCGKIAETFGLEWGGRWKNFPDKPHIQMKNWKKYIRI; from the coding sequence ATGGAAAACAATTTAGAAAAACTTGAAACATCATTTAAAAAATTAGTTTACAAATTTCTTTCGGAATGTCAAAGACAAGGCATCCAGGTAAAAATATACAATACTCTACGAACGAAAGAAGAGCAGTATGCACTCTATCTCCAGGGGAGAGCACCTTTAGAAGTTGTCAACGAAGCACGAAAGAGAGCAAAATTGAAACCAATAACCCAATCAGAAAACAAAATAGTCACTTACTTAAAAAACTCTCCACATTGTTATGGATTGGCATTTGATTTTGTTCCTATAATAAACGGAAAAGTTGTCTGGAATAACGACAAGATATGGGAAAAATGTGGAAAAATTGCTGAAACATTTGGTCTTGAATGGGGGGGTCGTTGGAAAAATTTTCCTGATAAACCACATATTCAAATGAAAAATTGGAAAAAATATATTAGAATATGA
- a CDS encoding Na+/H+ antiporter NhaC family protein, translated as MLIPINLYAILAILMVLQTTLRKDFGPMYLSEERAIKGLGLYNEKYGQPTGEIKEGIVVKERAKAIDMILPILVLVGLAVIFFPITTYLGAIDGENIHNFKEAVQSMTLKEAFNNKDASKALFYASLFTIVFSSIYFMIRGLLTIQKVGEAIIVGIKSMVPALVILTLAWTIGSVIKTPATEGGLGLSKFLAEVVTEGGFPMWALPVTVFLISAAISFSTGTSWGTFSIMIPITFPIAIALAEKTGASLMNTALVSIGAAIGGAIFGDHCSPISDTTILSSTGASCPHLEHVATQIPYAVFVMLVSAVGYLVAGIFDNVIAGLISSLVVFFIAYEIVSKYWKPKEIK; from the coding sequence ATGCTTATACCAATTAATCTCTATGCGATTTTAGCGATATTAATGGTTCTACAGACAACTTTGAGAAAAGATTTTGGACCAATGTATCTGAGTGAGGAAAGAGCAATTAAAGGGTTAGGTTTATATAATGAGAAGTATGGACAACCAACTGGAGAGATTAAAGAAGGAATCGTTGTTAAAGAAAGAGCAAAGGCGATAGATATGATCCTTCCTATTTTAGTTTTAGTTGGTCTTGCGGTGATTTTCTTCCCTATAACAACATATCTTGGCGCAATTGATGGAGAGAATATTCATAACTTTAAAGAGGCTGTTCAATCAATGACTTTAAAAGAAGCATTTAACAACAAGGATGCATCAAAAGCTTTATTTTATGCCTCTCTTTTTACAATTGTCTTTTCTTCCATTTACTTTATGATTAGAGGACTTTTGACAATTCAAAAGGTTGGAGAAGCTATTATAGTTGGTATAAAATCTATGGTTCCTGCATTGGTTATTCTTACGCTTGCTTGGACAATTGGTAGTGTTATTAAGACACCAGCAACGGAAGGTGGATTGGGCCTTTCAAAATTCCTTGCAGAAGTTGTTACTGAGGGTGGTTTTCCAATGTGGGCTTTGCCTGTTACTGTATTTCTTATATCAGCTGCTATATCTTTCTCTACAGGCACAAGTTGGGGGACGTTCTCTATAATGATTCCAATTACATTCCCAATTGCTATAGCCTTGGCTGAAAAGACAGGTGCAAGTCTTATGAACACTGCATTAGTCTCAATAGGTGCAGCAATAGGTGGGGCAATATTTGGTGACCATTGTTCTCCAATTTCTGATACAACAATTCTCTCTTCAACGGGAGCTTCTTGCCCACACCTTGAACATGTGGCAACACAAATTCCTTACGCTGTATTTGTAATGCTTGTCTCTGCTGTTGGATATCTCGTCGCTGGTATTTTTGATAACGTTATAGCTGGTCTTATTTCATCTCTCGTAGTCTTCTTCATAGCTTACGAAATAGTTTCTAAATATTGGAAACCAAAAGAAATTAAATAA
- the ndk gene encoding nucleoside-diphosphate kinase: protein MERTFVILKPNAVRRGLVGEILKRFEQRGIKIVGLKFLKMTREQAEKLYEPHKGKQFYDELLEFMLSGPIVAVILEAPRCLELVRHIVGATDPLKAEAGSIRGEFALTVTKNLIHASDSTDNFIRESSIFFSPSEIIDYYLDVQDDI, encoded by the coding sequence TTGGAAAGAACTTTTGTAATTCTTAAACCTAACGCTGTTAGACGTGGGCTTGTCGGTGAAATATTGAAAAGGTTTGAACAAAGAGGGATAAAAATCGTAGGTTTAAAATTTCTTAAAATGACCCGTGAGCAAGCTGAAAAACTTTACGAACCACATAAAGGAAAACAATTTTACGATGAATTATTAGAATTTATGCTCAGCGGTCCTATAGTCGCCGTTATACTTGAAGCCCCAAGATGTCTGGAACTTGTGAGGCACATTGTTGGGGCCACCGATCCATTAAAAGCAGAAGCAGGTTCCATAAGGGGAGAATTCGCATTAACAGTAACAAAAAATCTTATACATGCAAGTGATTCTACCGATAATTTTATAAGAGAATCTTCAATATTTTTCTCTCCAAGTGAAATAATAGACTATTATTTAGATGTCCAAGACGATATATAA